A section of the Rhodospirillales bacterium genome encodes:
- a CDS encoding EAL domain-containing protein — translation MLASEDTLFDSTLADLGQVGFSWHFSNGTLAWRGSPAPVLGLLPDDVPNTANAFKALINPQDLPNLMTALQDHVARLEGAGTRRISEPFRLRLRDGTQRTMRLEGRIALNEHDTSPVLSGIIREDMLATAALTSAAPSRAAIAEVMERLLLGRSTAIRNRGYFMALGLDRVGLLNASYGASFVDTVLVEVEHRLSVFLEGRAQVSRIAGDIYGLLFEDMPHSQADALAAALLQLFTSTPVLTMHGPVMIGLSIGGAALVSTEEKGSDIVARAEAALGTAKAKGRGCFVVSSPLAEKRERARKLLAGGQAVYRALEEGRMRMAFQPVIDLEQGDKIGFYECLIRMVDESGKLVPADSFIPSLEELGMMRLLDIYSLHTAVRELEHFPQINLSVNVSNLSLMDTAWLRAAVGLLAGKPQVGKRLIVEITESSAMDDIESAARIINTLKELGCRIALDDFGAGQTSFRQLKMLAIDVVKIDKEYIRKIDQVENRLFVKSLVELADGMNLKTVAEGVETEAEGELLRRNGLDYLQGYAYGYPSIERTWLPKNHERRIQQAV, via the coding sequence GTGCTTGCATCCGAAGACACATTATTCGATTCCACGCTGGCCGATTTGGGCCAGGTTGGCTTTTCGTGGCATTTTTCAAATGGCACGCTGGCATGGCGCGGTTCGCCAGCGCCTGTTCTGGGTCTGCTGCCGGATGACGTGCCGAACACCGCCAATGCATTTAAGGCGCTGATCAATCCACAAGATCTGCCGAATCTGATGACCGCGCTGCAGGATCATGTCGCGCGTCTGGAAGGTGCGGGCACGCGCCGTATCTCCGAACCATTCCGCCTGCGCTTGCGCGACGGGACCCAGCGCACGATGCGCCTTGAAGGTCGTATTGCGCTGAACGAACACGATACCAGTCCGGTCCTGTCCGGCATCATACGCGAGGATATGCTTGCCACGGCGGCTCTCACGTCTGCCGCGCCGTCGCGCGCGGCAATTGCAGAGGTGATGGAACGTCTGCTTCTGGGGCGCAGCACGGCGATACGCAACCGCGGCTATTTCATGGCGCTTGGGCTTGATCGCGTGGGGCTGCTCAATGCCTCTTACGGCGCTTCTTTTGTCGACACGGTGCTGGTCGAGGTCGAACATCGCCTTTCTGTTTTTCTGGAAGGGCGGGCGCAGGTTTCCCGCATCGCGGGCGATATTTACGGCCTGCTGTTCGAAGACATGCCGCATTCCCAGGCCGATGCGCTGGCGGCGGCCTTGCTTCAACTTTTTACTTCAACGCCGGTTTTGACGATGCATGGACCGGTCATGATCGGCCTGTCGATCGGCGGCGCCGCGCTGGTCAGCACCGAAGAAAAAGGGTCCGACATTGTGGCCCGCGCCGAGGCCGCGCTTGGCACGGCCAAGGCGAAAGGGCGCGGCTGCTTCGTCGTATCCTCGCCTCTGGCTGAAAAACGCGAACGTGCGCGCAAGCTGCTGGCCGGCGGACAGGCGGTCTACCGCGCGCTGGAGGAAGGGCGCATGCGTATGGCCTTCCAGCCCGTGATCGATCTGGAGCAGGGCGATAAAATAGGCTTCTATGAATGCCTGATCCGCATGGTGGACGAAAGCGGCAAACTGGTCCCGGCCGACAGTTTCATTCCTTCGCTGGAAGAACTGGGCATGATGCGCCTGCTGGATATTTACAGCCTGCATACGGCGGTGCGCGAACTGGAGCACTTCCCCCAGATCAACCTGTCGGTCAACGTTTCCAATCTTTCCTTGATGGATACCGCATGGCTGCGTGCCGCGGTGGGCTTGCTGGCGGGCAAGCCGCAGGTCGGCAAACGCCTGATCGTGGAAATCACCGAAAGCTCGGCGATGGACGATATTGAATCGGCGGCTCGCATCATAAATACGCTTAAGGAACTGGGATGCCGTATCGCGCTCGATGATTTTGGCGCGGGGCAAACCTCGTTCCGCCAGCTTAAGATGCTGGCCATAGACGTGGTCAAGATCGACAAGGAATACATCCGCAAGATCGATCAGGTTGAAAATCGCCTGTTTGTGAAATCGCTGGTCGAACTTGCCGACGGCATGAATTTGAAAACCGTGGCCGAAGGCGTGGAAACCGAAGCCGAAGGCGAATTGTTGCGCCGGAACGGGCTCGATTACCTGCAGGGTTACGCCTATGGCTACCCGTCCATCGAACGGACATGGCTGCCCAAGAATCACGAACGCCGAATCCAGCAGGCGGTATGA
- the phaR gene encoding polyhydroxyalkanoate synthesis repressor PhaR — protein sequence MVRPRKKKDDVIVVKKYANRRLYDTGRSSYVTLDDLCEMIKEGQEFVVQDAKSGEDLTQQVLTQIIVEQESRGQSMLPPNFLRTLIKFYGDGMQGLVPNYLEQALQNFVQHQETLRQSVSKSFTGMMPGMSMMPGSQAFEELNRKNIEMFSQTMNMFSPFRAFGPQGAQPAAPGKPAGAQTGPAKAPSREDRVRQLKADITKMQEELRGLIQ from the coding sequence ATGGTCCGTCCGCGCAAAAAGAAGGACGACGTTATCGTCGTCAAGAAATACGCCAATCGCAGGCTTTACGATACCGGGCGTTCGTCCTATGTCACGCTTGACGATTTGTGCGAAATGATCAAGGAAGGCCAGGAATTCGTCGTTCAAGACGCCAAATCGGGCGAAGATCTGACGCAACAGGTCTTGACCCAGATCATCGTCGAGCAGGAGTCGCGCGGACAATCGATGCTGCCGCCCAATTTTCTGCGTACGCTGATCAAATTCTACGGCGACGGAATGCAGGGGCTGGTACCGAATTACCTGGAACAGGCGCTGCAAAATTTCGTGCAGCATCAGGAAACCTTGCGTCAGTCCGTTTCCAAATCGTTCACCGGCATGATGCCCGGCATGTCGATGATGCCCGGATCGCAAGCATTCGAGGAACTGAACCGCAAGAACATCGAAATGTTCTCGCAGACCATGAACATGTTTTCACCCTTCCGCGCCTTCGGGCCACAGGGCGCCCAGCCCGCCGCACCCGGCAAGCCGGCAGGCGCACAGACCGGACCAGCCAAGGCGCCAAGCCGTGAGGATCGCGTGCGTCAGCTCAAGGCCGATATCACCAAAATGCAGGAAGAGTTACGCGGACTTATTCAATAG
- a CDS encoding alpha/beta fold hydrolase: MKEKSRTPAPGRAAKKRARITANAAKRSPSEQPSHPFGLHALTTAAMLTAAAWPLAADPEKRENVLRAVSDMAGAMIRGIDAYRHAGRSVKPPRHETVWQDGTSRLLRVNGAQEGAAPVLLVPSLINRFHILDLDARQSFVLYLRDRGYAPYILDWDMPGAAEKQFTIDDYILRRLHPAMARLNRPHVIGYCMGGTMAAGALAALADRANVRSLTALAAPWDFHAGDPFRALRMQAFSLSAQGVMAATGVLPVDWIQALFASIDPLFAFNKFRAYAEMDKDSEAARRFVTVEDWLNDGVDLAAPAARQALEEWYVENQPANGVWTIGRALADPSTIRTPALVVAAGGDRLVPQQSALALHAQIVAAEKHTPEIGHIGMMASARAPAAVWDRVVAFLAAH, translated from the coding sequence ATGAAAGAAAAGTCCCGCACACCAGCCCCCGGACGCGCAGCAAAAAAACGCGCACGCATTACGGCAAACGCAGCAAAGCGTTCACCATCGGAGCAGCCGTCGCACCCGTTTGGCTTGCACGCATTGACCACCGCCGCTATGTTGACCGCCGCTGCTTGGCCGTTGGCCGCCGACCCGGAAAAGCGCGAAAATGTTTTGCGGGCGGTGTCGGATATGGCAGGCGCGATGATACGGGGCATCGATGCCTACCGTCATGCGGGGCGGTCGGTAAAGCCGCCAAGGCACGAAACGGTTTGGCAGGATGGCACGAGCAGATTGCTGCGCGTGAACGGTGCGCAAGAAGGCGCGGCGCCGGTGCTGCTGGTCCCCTCGCTGATCAACCGGTTTCATATCCTTGATCTTGATGCGCGGCAATCCTTTGTACTCTACCTGCGCGATCGGGGTTATGCGCCCTATATTCTTGATTGGGACATGCCGGGCGCGGCGGAAAAACAATTCACCATCGACGATTACATCCTGCGCAGGCTTCATCCCGCCATGGCGCGCCTGAACCGCCCGCATGTGATTGGCTATTGCATGGGCGGCACCATGGCGGCGGGGGCGCTGGCGGCGCTTGCGGACCGCGCTAACGTCCGCAGCCTGACCGCGCTGGCGGCGCCGTGGGATTTTCACGCGGGCGACCCGTTCCGCGCCCTGCGCATGCAGGCCTTTTCGCTTTCGGCGCAAGGCGTGATGGCGGCCACCGGCGTCCTGCCGGTTGACTGGATTCAGGCGCTGTTCGCTTCGATCGATCCCTTGTTCGCCTTCAATAAGTTCCGCGCCTATGCCGAAATGGACAAGGACAGCGAGGCCGCGCGCCGCTTCGTGACGGTCGAAGATTGGCTGAACGACGGCGTCGATCTGGCCGCTCCTGCGGCGCGGCAGGCGCTGGAGGAATGGTATGTCGAAAACCAACCCGCGAACGGCGTCTGGACCATCGGTAGAGCGCTGGCCGACCCGTCCACCATCCGCACCCCTGCACTGGTCGTTGCGGCAGGTGGGGACCGGCTGGTGCCGCAGCAATCCGCGCTGGCCTTGCATGCGCAAATCGTCGCAGCCGAAAAACATACGCCTGAAATCGGGCATATCGGCATGATGGCATCCGCCCGCGCGCCTGCTGCGGTCTGGGACCGGGTTGTTGCGTTTCTGGCTGCGCATTAA
- a CDS encoding acetyl-CoA C-acetyltransferase, translated as MPAPKPVTGDSIVIVAAKRTAVANFNGALADMPAHQLGATVIKAALSDAGVKPDEVDEVVLGQVLTAAAGQGPARQAAMAAGIPAERTAYTINQICGSGLRAVALGYQAIALGDAAIMVCGGQESMSQSPHAVHMRAGIKFGDAKLTDTMIKDGLWDAFNDYHMGITAENVAAQAGVDRARQDALAATSQQRAEAARASGRFKAEIAPVTFKRRKEEITFDSDEFIRPGVTAQALSTLKPAFKPDGGSVTAGNASGLNDGAAVVVLMRASEAEKRGLKPFARIVSWASAGVDPAVMGTGPIPASKKALDKAGWTVADLDLVESNEAFAAQACCVMDGLKLDPEKTNVNGGAIAIGHPIGASGARILVTLLHEMARRDAQKGLATLCIGGGMGVAMCVARDDTMEWKTVE; from the coding sequence ATGCCCGCCCCGAAACCGGTTACCGGCGACTCCATCGTCATCGTCGCCGCGAAACGCACCGCCGTCGCCAATTTCAACGGCGCGCTGGCCGATATGCCCGCGCATCAACTGGGCGCAACGGTTATCAAGGCCGCGCTGTCCGACGCGGGTGTAAAACCGGACGAGGTGGACGAAGTCGTGCTCGGTCAGGTTCTTACCGCTGCCGCCGGGCAGGGACCGGCGCGGCAGGCGGCGATGGCGGCGGGCATTCCCGCCGAACGCACAGCCTATACGATCAACCAGATTTGCGGCTCCGGCCTGCGCGCGGTCGCGCTCGGTTATCAGGCGATTGCGCTGGGCGATGCCGCGATCATGGTTTGCGGCGGTCAGGAAAGCATGAGCCAAAGCCCCCACGCCGTGCACATGCGCGCGGGCATCAAATTCGGCGACGCGAAACTGACCGACACCATGATCAAGGACGGGTTGTGGGACGCCTTCAACGACTATCACATGGGCATCACCGCCGAAAACGTGGCGGCGCAGGCCGGGGTCGATCGCGCGCGTCAGGACGCGCTGGCCGCCACCTCGCAGCAACGGGCCGAGGCCGCGCGCGCGTCAGGCAGGTTCAAGGCCGAGATCGCCCCGGTGACGTTCAAGCGCCGCAAGGAGGAAATCACCTTCGATTCCGACGAATTCATCCGCCCCGGCGTCACCGCGCAGGCGCTCTCCACCCTGAAGCCCGCCTTCAAGCCGGATGGCGGCAGCGTGACCGCGGGCAATGCCTCCGGCCTCAATGACGGGGCGGCGGTGGTGGTGCTGATGCGCGCGTCCGAGGCGGAAAAACGCGGCCTTAAACCCTTTGCCAGAATTGTCAGTTGGGCAAGCGCGGGCGTCGATCCCGCGGTGATGGGCACCGGCCCGATCCCGGCCAGCAAAAAGGCGTTGGACAAGGCCGGGTGGACAGTCGCGGACCTTGATCTGGTCGAAAGCAACGAGGCGTTCGCCGCGCAGGCGTGCTGCGTTATGGATGGGCTGAAACTCGACCCAGAAAAGACCAACGTCAACGGCGGCGCGATCGCCATCGGTCACCCGATCGGCGCGTCAGGCGCGCGGATACTGGTGACCTTGCTGCATGAAATGGCGCGGCGCGACGCGCAAAAGGGATTGGCCACGCTGTGCATCGGCGGTGGCATGGGGGTCGCAATGTGCGTCGCCCGCGACGACACCATGGAATGGAAGACAGTGGAATGA
- the phbB gene encoding acetoacetyl-CoA reductase, with amino-acid sequence MSTKQTAIVTGGTRGIGAAISRALIAAGHDVAAIYHGNVDAANAFRAETGAHVYKIDVSHFGECRAGVAQIEKEVGPVGILVNNAGITRDAMLHKMEEDAWHAVIETNLTSCFNMCHAVVGGMRERNFGRIVNISSINGQKGQLGQTNYAAAKAGMIGFTKALALEGAAKGITVNAVCPGYIETEMTGAMKKEVLDGIIRAIPMARMGRPEEIADLVAFLASDHAAYITGATLSANGGQYMA; translated from the coding sequence ATGAGCACGAAACAAACAGCCATCGTCACCGGCGGCACCCGCGGCATCGGCGCCGCCATTTCGCGCGCCCTGATCGCGGCGGGACACGACGTCGCGGCGATCTATCACGGCAATGTCGATGCGGCCAACGCCTTCCGCGCCGAAACCGGCGCGCATGTCTACAAGATCGACGTTTCGCATTTCGGCGAATGCCGCGCGGGCGTGGCGCAGATCGAAAAGGAAGTCGGTCCGGTTGGCATTCTGGTCAACAACGCCGGCATCACCCGCGATGCCATGCTGCACAAGATGGAGGAGGATGCCTGGCACGCCGTAATCGAAACCAACCTGACATCCTGCTTCAACATGTGCCACGCGGTGGTGGGCGGGATGCGCGAACGTAATTTCGGGCGCATCGTCAACATTTCCTCGATCAACGGTCAGAAAGGGCAACTGGGCCAGACCAATTACGCCGCCGCCAAGGCGGGGATGATCGGCTTTACCAAGGCGCTGGCGCTGGAAGGCGCGGCCAAGGGCATCACCGTCAACGCGGTCTGCCCCGGCTATATTGAAACCGAAATGACCGGCGCGATGAAAAAAGAGGTGCTCGATGGCATCATCCGCGCGATTCCGATGGCACGTATGGGACGGCCCGAGGAAATCGCGGATCTGGTGGCGTTTTTGGCCTCGGACCACGCGGCCTATATCACTGGTGCGACCCTTTCCGCCAATGGCGGGCAATATATGGCCTGA
- a CDS encoding AsmA family protein: MKKQRALVIGGSLFAAVIIALLVIPGFVDWSKYQSIARQKVKEATGYDLAINGAFRIGFLPTPHATIGDVVVTKPVAGHSDPFLALEQADVHIALIPLLSGKVEVSSVTLEKPVVTLVTYKDGTNNYTPVSQASAQESADASASSSTSSASGGQNVSVNAVRIEDGQVTVRDDATGTMHTVGIKDLRVKADTLSGPFDVSGAIGYDDAAFDVNVSTGGYRAGETLPVQLTASDKDGRADVKWSGVVDTGKKEAQGELGLSFGDLAGLLHDVGVSAAVPSLGGRTTLSGMLTAGENRVVLTNGALDLAGTKFAAKLDVEGLKSETPTVSANLETNDLLDIGAWMDVAGKVKAQQDKAAGKAQDEKAKDAKPAAKTASPAQSAATLLPADFALPTGLKGDVQIRARGLSYHDKATGAFDAHATASDGKGDVHVTLADLPGGGNFALSAATAGKGVVTGTALGTIASLPDVLSGWLALVDAKTFDQPGMPKRVDMDADIRIEGRTAQVTFSNLALGEPKLTGGIAYTVGARPLLNVRLAGNVWTLPAPAAAASAQTADAKDAKADTAASSSSGTPAKIDIDFNPPQLPFGLKFDLALDRLVRGDLTLTNVRAVGAYDGKGLNLTTAEAGMNGGTLSASGAIADLKAMSGVDMQAGLRTGDLQGFVGAVTGKPLDVKTKIGAFDGTIKAKGDRKSMAVNAMAQALGFTLNASGTLDDPFSPELPGTLNIRLRNPDMVQAIRVFSPGFGNSGAGGAKPVDIAATLGISGKVYTLSDLKATLGSSDLSGKLKADLGGGVPSITADLASKTLDVGALVGVSGKDSARKAAASNTGQGASTTTAANSGTGQWSREALDTGFMKAVNADIKLSAGTLIYGNWTLTDAKAALALKDGVMKVSPLSGKLFGGTLDGTLDASSSGSGQPLNVALDTDVKNVAIGSFLQALTSSTQKRADGTGSASIAIKGAGVSAAALVSSLNGGVDVAASNLVIYGMDIDKLAANIVEAFDGGWKGVLAGFATQGFSGGQTKFKDFSDKFPITNGDMAVNGFKLETTNTNAILTTNGTVSFARWTMDLQSNVQVTQPNDVPVIGLRLSGPLDSPSKSVSSDALDSLVRKKLGNKVQNLIDDKLGGKLKDSPVGGIVNQFLGGGQSSNTQPSNTPPSDSASPDTAPVQQPQQQQKTPQQQLLEGVLNSLGR, translated from the coding sequence ATGAAAAAACAACGTGCGCTCGTCATCGGCGGCAGCCTGTTCGCGGCCGTTATCATCGCCCTGCTGGTTATTCCGGGTTTCGTCGACTGGAGCAAATACCAGTCCATCGCCCGTCAGAAGGTGAAGGAGGCGACGGGCTACGACCTTGCGATCAATGGCGCGTTCCGCATCGGTTTTCTGCCCACGCCGCACGCCACCATCGGCGACGTCGTGGTGACCAAACCCGTCGCAGGCCATAGCGACCCGTTCCTCGCACTTGAACAGGCCGATGTACATATCGCGCTGATCCCGCTGCTTTCCGGCAAGGTCGAGGTATCATCGGTGACGCTGGAAAAACCCGTGGTCACGCTGGTGACCTATAAGGACGGCACCAATAATTACACGCCCGTATCGCAAGCATCCGCGCAGGAAAGCGCGGACGCTTCCGCGTCCTCGTCGACTTCCTCCGCATCCGGCGGCCAGAATGTCAGCGTCAACGCCGTGCGCATCGAAGACGGCCAGGTGACGGTACGCGACGACGCGACGGGCACGATGCATACCGTGGGTATTAAGGATTTGCGCGTCAAGGCCGACACATTGTCCGGCCCGTTCGATGTTTCCGGCGCGATTGGTTACGATGACGCCGCCTTCGACGTGAACGTCAGCACCGGCGGCTACCGCGCGGGCGAAACCCTGCCGGTGCAGTTGACCGCCTCCGACAAGGACGGGCGCGCCGACGTCAAATGGTCGGGCGTCGTCGACACCGGCAAGAAAGAGGCGCAGGGCGAACTGGGGTTGAGCTTTGGCGATCTGGCGGGCTTGCTGCACGATGTCGGCGTATCCGCCGCTGTGCCCTCGTTGGGCGGGCGCACGACGCTTTCCGGCATGCTGACCGCAGGGGAAAACCGCGTGGTGCTGACCAATGGCGCGCTGGACCTTGCCGGGACCAAATTCGCCGCCAAACTGGATGTCGAAGGGTTGAAATCCGAAACCCCCACCGTATCCGCAAACCTTGAAACCAACGATCTTCTGGATATCGGCGCATGGATGGACGTGGCCGGCAAGGTCAAGGCGCAACAGGACAAGGCTGCCGGAAAGGCACAGGACGAAAAGGCGAAGGATGCAAAACCGGCGGCGAAAACAGCAAGCCCGGCGCAATCCGCCGCGACGTTGCTGCCCGCTGATTTCGCGCTGCCCACGGGGCTTAAGGGCGACGTGCAGATCCGCGCGCGCGGCCTGTCCTATCACGACAAGGCGACGGGCGCGTTCGACGCGCACGCCACCGCCAGCGACGGCAAGGGCGATGTGCATGTCACGCTGGCCGATCTGCCGGGCGGCGGGAATTTCGCGCTTTCCGCCGCGACGGCGGGTAAGGGTGTGGTCACCGGCACGGCGCTCGGCACGATCGCCTCGCTGCCCGACGTGCTTTCGGGTTGGCTCGCCCTTGTTGACGCCAAGACTTTCGACCAGCCGGGAATGCCGAAACGTGTCGATATGGATGCGGACATCCGTATCGAGGGCCGCACCGCGCAGGTGACATTCAGCAACCTCGCGCTGGGTGAACCGAAACTGACCGGCGGAATCGCTTATACCGTGGGCGCGCGTCCGCTTTTGAACGTCAGGCTGGCGGGCAATGTCTGGACGCTGCCCGCGCCTGCCGCCGCTGCCTCCGCGCAGACGGCCGACGCCAAAGATGCCAAGGCGGATACCGCCGCATCGTCCTCGTCCGGCACGCCCGCGAAAATCGATATCGATTTCAACCCGCCGCAACTGCCCTTCGGCCTCAAATTCGATCTCGCGCTCGACCGGCTCGTGCGTGGCGACCTGACGCTGACCAATGTCCGCGCGGTCGGTGCCTATGACGGCAAGGGTCTGAATCTGACCACCGCCGAGGCGGGGATGAACGGCGGCACGCTTTCGGCCTCCGGCGCCATTGCCGACCTCAAGGCGATGTCCGGCGTCGATATGCAGGCGGGCCTGCGCACCGGCGATCTTCAAGGCTTTGTCGGCGCGGTGACCGGCAAGCCGCTGGATGTGAAAACCAAAATCGGCGCCTTCGACGGCACGATCAAGGCCAAGGGCGACCGCAAATCCATGGCCGTCAACGCGATGGCGCAGGCGCTCGGCTTTACGCTCAACGCCTCCGGCACGCTCGACGATCCGTTCTCGCCCGAACTGCCCGGCACGTTGAACATCCGCCTGCGCAATCCGGATATGGTTCAGGCGATCCGCGTTTTCTCGCCGGGCTTCGGTAATTCCGGCGCGGGCGGTGCGAAACCGGTCGATATCGCGGCCACGCTGGGCATTTCCGGCAAGGTTTATACGCTCTCCGACCTCAAGGCGACGCTGGGGTCCAGCGACCTGTCGGGCAAGCTCAAGGCCGATCTGGGCGGCGGCGTCCCGTCGATCACCGCCGATCTGGCCAGCAAGACCCTCGACGTCGGGGCGCTGGTTGGTGTTTCGGGCAAGGATTCGGCGCGCAAGGCCGCCGCGTCGAACACGGGTCAGGGCGCATCCACGACCACCGCCGCCAATTCCGGCACCGGCCAGTGGTCGCGCGAAGCGCTGGACACCGGCTTCATGAAAGCGGTGAATGCCGACATTAAACTTTCCGCCGGTACGCTGATCTACGGCAACTGGACCTTGACGGACGCAAAGGCCGCGCTCGCACTCAAGGACGGTGTGATGAAGGTGTCGCCGCTTTCGGGCAAGCTGTTCGGCGGTACGCTGGACGGCACGCTCGATGCGTCCAGTTCGGGCAGCGGCCAGCCGCTCAACGTCGCGCTTGATACCGACGTTAAAAACGTTGCGATCGGCTCGTTCCTGCAGGCGCTGACCTCGTCCACCCAGAAACGCGCCGACGGCACCGGTTCGGCCTCGATCGCGATCAAGGGCGCGGGCGTGTCCGCGGCGGCTCTGGTTTCCTCGCTCAACGGCGGGGTCGATGTCGCCGCCAGCAATCTGGTCATCTATGGCATGGATATCGACAAGCTGGCCGCGAATATCGTCGAGGCCTTCGACGGCGGCTGGAAAGGCGTGCTGGCGGGTTTCGCCACCCAGGGCTTTTCGGGCGGCCAGACCAAATTCAAGGATTTCAGCGACAAATTCCCGATTACGAACGGCGACATGGCCGTCAACGGCTTCAAGCTGGAAACCACGAATACCAACGCGATTCTGACCACCAACGGCACGGTCAGCTTTGCGCGCTGGACCATGGACCTGCAAAGCAACGTGCAGGTCACCCAGCCCAATGATGTGCCGGTGATCGGTCTGCGCCTGTCCGGCCCGCTGGACAGCCCGTCGAAATCCGTGTCCTCCGACGCGCTCGACAGCCTTGTGCGCAAGAAACTCGGCAACAAGGTCCAGAACCTGATCGACGACAAGCTGGGCGGCAAGCTCAAGGATTCGCCGGTGGGCGGCATCGTCAACCAGTTCCTTGGCGGTGGCCAGTCATCCAATACCCAACCTTCCAATACCCCGCCGTCCGATTCCGCGTCTCCTGATACGGCTCCGGTACAACAGCCGCAGCAACAACAGAAAACCCCCCAGCAGCAATTGCTGGAGGGTGTATTGAACTCGCTGGGCCGCTAA
- a CDS encoding ribbon-helix-helix domain-containing protein, whose protein sequence is MKKRSVTLKGHRTSVSLEPEFWAVLEELAARRGQSLQKLVEGVDQVRGIRSLAAALRVLALAEK, encoded by the coding sequence ATGAAAAAACGTTCGGTCACCCTGAAAGGCCACCGGACCTCGGTGAGCCTGGAACCCGAATTCTGGGCCGTGCTGGAGGAGCTTGCCGCGCGGCGCGGCCAAAGCCTTCAAAAGCTGGTCGAGGGCGTCGATCAGGTCCGCGGAATCCGGTCCCTCGCCGCCGCTTTGCGCGTGCTGGCATTGGCGGAAAAATAA
- the fumC gene encoding class II fumarate hydratase — translation MSPASAKKSTETPSIRNETDSFGPIEVPGDRYWGAQTQRSLQNFKIGGETMPKPLIRAFGILKRCAALANAELGALDPKIAQAIAQAAEEVIDGTLDGNFPLVVWQTGSGTQTNMNVNEVISNRAIEMMGGEMGSKKPVHPNDHVNMGQSSNDSFPTAMHIAAAEQAHHELVPALEHLHAALDAKARDFAGIVKIGRTHLQDATPVTLGQEFSGYAAQTAYAIEGVKRALPRVLALAQGGTAVGTGINCKKGFAELFAKKVAESTGLPFVTAPNKFEALATHDALVELHGALNAIAASLMKIANDIRLLGSGPRCGIGEISLPENEPGSSIMPGKVNPTQSEAMTQVCAQVMGNHVTVSVGGSNGHFELNVFKPVIIYNVLQSIRLIADACNSFTDNCVVGIAANTQRIDRLLHESLMLVTALNPHIGYDNAAKIAKKAHHDGTSLLDAGKALGLLDEEKFKAWINPAEMVHPKD, via the coding sequence ATGTCCCCGGCCAGCGCCAAGAAATCCACCGAAACCCCGTCCATCCGCAACGAAACCGATTCCTTCGGACCGATCGAGGTGCCGGGCGACAGGTACTGGGGCGCACAGACGCAGCGGTCGTTGCAAAATTTCAAGATCGGCGGTGAAACCATGCCCAAGCCGCTGATCCGCGCCTTCGGCATCCTTAAACGCTGCGCCGCGCTGGCCAATGCCGAGCTTGGCGCGCTGGACCCCAAAATCGCGCAGGCCATCGCGCAGGCGGCGGAAGAAGTCATTGACGGCACGCTGGATGGGAATTTCCCGCTGGTCGTCTGGCAGACCGGGTCTGGCACCCAAACCAACATGAACGTCAACGAGGTGATATCAAACCGCGCGATCGAAATGATGGGCGGCGAGATGGGGTCGAAAAAACCCGTCCATCCCAACGACCACGTCAATATGGGCCAGTCGTCGAACGATTCCTTTCCCACCGCCATGCATATCGCGGCGGCGGAACAGGCGCACCACGAACTGGTCCCGGCGCTGGAACACCTGCACGCCGCGCTGGACGCCAAGGCGCGCGATTTCGCGGGCATCGTCAAGATCGGGCGCACGCATCTGCAGGACGCAACGCCTGTAACCTTGGGGCAGGAATTTTCCGGCTATGCCGCGCAGACGGCGTATGCGATCGAGGGGGTCAAGCGCGCCCTGCCCCGCGTGCTGGCGTTGGCGCAGGGCGGCACGGCGGTCGGCACCGGCATCAACTGCAAAAAAGGCTTTGCCGAGCTGTTCGCGAAAAAGGTCGCGGAATCGACCGGCCTGCCCTTCGTCACCGCGCCCAATAAGTTCGAGGCGCTGGCCACGCATGACGCGCTGGTGGAGCTGCATGGCGCGCTTAACGCCATCGCGGCATCGTTGATGAAAATCGCCAACGACATCCGTTTGCTCGGCTCCGGGCCACGTTGCGGCATCGGGGAAATCTCGCTGCCCGAAAACGAACCGGGTTCGTCGATCATGCCGGGCAAGGTCAACCCCACTCAGTCCGAGGCGATGACGCAGGTCTGCGCGCAGGTCATGGGCAACCACGTCACCGTGTCGGTCGGCGGATCGAACGGGCATTTCGAGCTGAACGTGTTCAAGCCGGTCATCATCTACAACGTACTGCAATCGATCCGGCTGATCGCGGATGCCTGTAATTCCTTCACCGACAACTGCGTCGTCGGCATCGCCGCAAACACCCAGCGCATTGACCGACTGTTGCATGAAAGCCTGATGCTGGTGACCGCGCTCAACCCGCATATCGGGTACGACAACGCCGCAAAAATAGCCAAAAAGGCGCATCACGACGGCACCTCGCTGCTGGATGCGGGCAAGGCGCTTGGCCTTCTGGACGAAGAAAAATTCAAGGCGTGGATCAACCCCGCCGAGATGGTCCACCCCAAAGATTGA